The following proteins are encoded in a genomic region of Triticum dicoccoides isolate Atlit2015 ecotype Zavitan chromosome 1B, WEW_v2.0, whole genome shotgun sequence:
- the LOC119348884 gene encoding GDSL esterase/lipase At5g45910-like, whose amino-acid sequence MATMRAALLGAVVLLCALRHGGAQRYEAIYSFGDSISDTGNLCVGGCPSWLTTGQSPYGETFFKRPTGRCSDGRVIVDFLAEHFGLPLLPASKAGGDFKKGANMAIIGATTMDFGFFQSIGLSDKIWNNGPLDTQIQWFRKLLPSACGKDCKRHLSKSLFVVGEFGGNDYNAALFSGRSMADVRGYVPRVVSHIVRGLENMIRLGAMDVVVPGVLPIGCFPIYLTLYGTSNAGDYDGDGCLKSYNELSTHHNSLLRRSLGNLQKTYPRTRIMYADFYAQVIQMIRAPQNFGLKYGLKVCCGAGGQGKYNYNNKARCGMSGASACSDPQNYLIWDGIHLTEAAYRSIANGWLKGPYCSPRILH is encoded by the exons ATGGCGACGATGAGAGCCGCGCTGCTTGGCGCCGTGGTGCTACTGTGCGCGCTCCGTCACGGCGGAGCGCAGCGGTACGAGGCCATCTACAGCTTCGGCGACTCCATCTCCGACACCGGCAACCTCTGCGTCGGCGGCTGCCCGTCGTGGCTCACCACGGGGCAGTCGCCCTACGGGGAGACCTTCTTCAAGCGCCCCACCGGCCGCTGCTCCGACGGCCGCGTCATCGTCGACTTCCTCG CTGAGCACTTTGGGCTGCCGCTGCTGCCGGCGTCCAAGGCCGGCGGCGACTTCAAGAAGGGCGCCAACATGGCGATCATCGGCGCCAccaccatggacttcggcttcttccAGTCCATCGGCCTCAGCGACAAGATTTGGAACAACGGGCCCCTGGACACCCAGATCCAGTGGTTCCGGAAGCTCCTGCCGTCCGCCTGCGGCAAAGACTGCAAGAGGCATCTCTCCAAGTCCCTGTTCGTGGTGGGCGAGTTCGGCGGCAACGACTACAACGCGGCGCTCTTCTCCGGCCGGAGCATGGCCGACGTGAGGGGCTACGTGCCGCGGGTCGTCAGCCACATCGTCCGTGGCCTCGAG AACATGATCAGACTGGGCGCGATGGACGTGGTGGTGCCGGGGGTGCTCCCCATCGGGTGCTTCCCGATCTACCTGACCCTCTACGGCACCTCCAACGCCGGCGACTACGACGGCGATGGGTGCCTCAAGAGCTACAACGAACTCTCCACCCACCACAACTCGCTGCTCCGGCGGAGCCTCGGCAACCTCCAGAAGACCTACCCCCGCACCAGGATCATGTACGCCGACTTCTACGCGCAGGTCATCCAGATGATCCGGGCCCCTCAGAATTTCG GCCTCAAGTACGGGCTGAAGGTGTGCTGCGGAGCCGGCGGGCAgggcaagtacaactacaacaacaAGGCGAGGTGCGGCATGTCCGGGGCGAGCGCCTGCTCCGACCCGCAGAACTACCTCATCTGGGACGGCATCCACCTCACCGAGGCGGCATACCGTTCGATCGCCAACGGGTGGCTCAAGGGGCCTTACTGCAGCCCCCGCATCCTGCACTGA